One stretch of Tepidibacter hydrothermalis DNA includes these proteins:
- the dxs gene encoding 1-deoxy-D-xylulose-5-phosphate synthase — translation MYKYLYNVNNPEDLKKMNIKELNELTNEIRKFLVRSVSKTGGHLASNLGIVELTLAFHYIFETPKDKIVWDVGHQAYVHKMITGRTSEFETLRKFNGLSGFPKRNESVHDAFDTGHSSTSISAGLGLAMARDIKKENYEVLSVIGDGALTGGMAFEALNHLGHTQTNMTVILNDNEMSIDKNVGSMSNYLLKLRTNKAYKKIKVEFENITNYIPKIGDTVYKTADKIKDSLRYIVSPGALFEEMGIKYFGPIDGHDIEELIQTFKTIKKFKGPSIVHVITKKGKGYRFAEDHPEKYHGVSPFDIKKGIQKSSKETYSSVVGEKMVEMAAKDKNIVAVTAAMPSGTGLGKFQNTYPERFFDVGIAEGHAVTFASGLAANGIKPYFAVYSTFLQRGYDQIIHDIALSNLPVTLLLDRAGIVGADGETHHGVFDLSYLNSIPNLTVMAPMDKYELEKMLELSRTITCPVAIRYPRGEAFKYKQDDCELNVGEWDLIKKGSKVALIGIGAMVKTCLKCSDILSERGINITVINGRFLKPLDFNMLEEIYKEYDYIMTVEDNVLIGGFGSSVSCHLSKLGYKGKLINIGFEDKFIEHGNVDILYDKYGLSATKIAKKIIEEVK, via the coding sequence ATGTATAAATATTTATACAATGTAAATAATCCTGAAGATTTAAAGAAAATGAATATAAAAGAACTTAATGAACTTACTAATGAAATAAGAAAGTTCTTGGTAAGATCTGTATCTAAAACAGGAGGACATTTGGCTTCTAATTTAGGTATAGTAGAATTAACGCTTGCCTTTCACTATATATTTGAAACACCAAAGGATAAAATTGTTTGGGATGTAGGTCATCAAGCTTATGTACATAAAATGATTACTGGAAGAACATCTGAATTTGAAACTCTTAGAAAATTCAATGGACTAAGTGGATTCCCTAAAAGAAATGAAAGTGTTCATGATGCATTTGATACTGGACATAGTTCCACGTCTATATCAGCAGGGCTAGGTCTTGCAATGGCACGCGATATTAAAAAAGAAAATTATGAAGTTTTATCTGTAATAGGAGATGGAGCTTTAACTGGTGGTATGGCATTTGAAGCGCTTAACCACTTAGGTCATACTCAAACAAATATGACGGTAATATTAAATGATAATGAAATGTCTATAGATAAAAATGTCGGAAGTATGTCAAATTATTTATTGAAGCTTAGAACTAATAAAGCTTATAAAAAGATAAAGGTAGAATTTGAAAATATAACTAATTATATACCTAAAATTGGAGATACGGTATATAAAACTGCAGATAAAATAAAAGATAGTTTAAGATATATTGTAAGTCCAGGTGCTTTATTTGAAGAAATGGGTATAAAGTATTTTGGACCAATAGATGGACATGATATTGAAGAGCTTATTCAAACTTTTAAAACGATAAAAAAGTTTAAGGGGCCGTCTATAGTTCATGTAATTACAAAAAAAGGAAAAGGTTATAGATTTGCAGAAGATCATCCAGAAAAGTATCATGGGGTAAGTCCTTTTGATATTAAAAAAGGAATTCAAAAGAGCTCTAAAGAGACGTACTCGAGTGTAGTAGGAGAAAAAATGGTTGAAATGGCTGCTAAAGATAAAAATATTGTTGCTGTTACAGCTGCTATGCCATCTGGAACCGGTCTTGGCAAATTTCAAAATACCTATCCTGAAAGATTTTTTGATGTTGGAATAGCAGAAGGACATGCAGTTACATTTGCAAGTGGGCTTGCTGCTAATGGTATAAAACCTTATTTTGCAGTGTACTCAACTTTTCTTCAAAGAGGATATGATCAAATAATACACGATATAGCTCTTAGTAATCTTCCTGTAACATTGCTACTTGATAGAGCTGGAATTGTTGGAGCGGATGGTGAAACTCATCATGGAGTATTTGACTTAAGTTATTTAAACTCAATACCTAATCTAACTGTTATGGCTCCAATGGATAAATATGAGCTTGAAAAAATGTTAGAACTATCAAGAACAATTACCTGTCCAGTTGCCATAAGGTATCCAAGAGGGGAAGCTTTTAAGTATAAGCAAGATGACTGTGAGTTAAATGTTGGGGAATGGGATTTAATAAAAAAAGGAAGTAAGGTAGCTTTGATAGGTATAGGAGCAATGGTAAAAACTTGCTTAAAGTGTTCTGATATATTAAGTGAAAGAGGAATAAACATAACTGTAATAAATGGAAGATTTTTAAAACCTTTAGATTTTAATATGTTAGAAGAAATATACAAAGAATATGATTATATAATGACTGTTGAAGACAATGTTTTAATTGGAGGATTTGGAAGTAGTGTATCTTGTCATTTATCAAAGCTTGGATATAAAGGCAAACTTATAAATATAGGATTTGAAGATAAATTTATAGAACACGGAAATGTAGATATACTTTACGATAAGTATGGATTATCAGCAACTAAAATAGCAAAAAAAATAATAGAAGAAGTCAAATAA
- a CDS encoding divergent PAP2 family protein — protein sequence MAFIEGILNNQTFAVCFISWFVAQILKVILTFIFDKKIDVSRFVGSGGMPSSHSSFVTSLATSIGIQRGYESLEFAMALVFALIVMYDAAGVRRAVGKQAKILNKMIEDIQEHRKDVFNEKRLKELVGHTPVEVLSGAILGIIIANIMV from the coding sequence GTGGCTTTTATTGAGGGGATTTTAAATAATCAAACTTTTGCAGTGTGCTTTATATCTTGGTTTGTAGCTCAGATATTAAAGGTTATACTAACTTTTATATTTGATAAGAAAATAGATGTTTCAAGGTTTGTGGGCTCTGGTGGTATGCCAAGTTCGCATTCGTCGTTTGTTACAAGTCTTGCAACTAGTATAGGAATACAAAGAGGTTATGAATCATTGGAGTTTGCAATGGCTCTTGTATTTGCTTTAATAGTAATGTATGATGCGGCTGGAGTTAGAAGAGCTGTTGGAAAGCAAGCTAAGATACTTAATAAAATGATAGAAGATATACAAGAACATAGAAAAGATGTTTTTAATGAAAAAAGGTTAAAAGAACTTGTAGGGCATACACCTGTAGAGGTTTTATCAGGAGCCATATTAGGTATTATAATAGCTAACATAATGGTTTGA
- a CDS encoding polyprenyl synthetase family protein: protein MNFKSALKDKKTYFESRLQGYIPDMNAYQKTLFEAMKYSLDAGGKRLRPILLMESAALFNSDIEDTIPYACAMEMIHTYSLIHDDLPAMDDDDLRRGKPTNHKVFGEGIAVLAGDGLLNYSFEIMLDHALKNEKNSYKYVKAMNEIAKAAGVKGMIAGQVVDLQSENKKIDKDTLDFIHMNKTSAMIIGSMRAGAIIGGANDIELQDITNYAKNIGLAFQVVDDILDIVGDEKKLGKDIGSDLENNKSTYPSLFGIDKSRDIAKNLIEDAKKYISRFDEKNEFLNCLADYIIDREC, encoded by the coding sequence ATGAATTTTAAATCAGCATTAAAAGATAAAAAAACATATTTTGAAAGTAGATTACAAGGTTACATACCAGATATGAATGCATATCAAAAAACTTTATTCGAAGCGATGAAATATAGTTTAGATGCAGGAGGTAAGAGGCTTAGACCTATACTTTTGATGGAAAGTGCAGCTTTATTTAATTCTGATATAGAAGATACTATACCTTATGCATGCGCTATGGAGATGATTCATACGTATTCTCTTATACACGATGATTTACCGGCAATGGATGATGATGATTTAAGAAGAGGAAAACCCACAAATCATAAAGTATTTGGAGAGGGTATAGCTGTTTTAGCTGGAGATGGACTTTTAAATTATTCATTTGAAATAATGCTTGATCATGCTTTGAAAAATGAAAAAAATAGTTATAAATATGTAAAGGCTATGAATGAAATAGCTAAGGCGGCAGGAGTTAAAGGTATGATAGCGGGCCAAGTAGTAGATCTTCAAAGTGAAAACAAGAAAATAGATAAGGATACACTTGATTTTATACATATGAATAAGACATCAGCTATGATTATAGGATCAATGAGAGCAGGAGCTATAATTGGAGGAGCTAATGATATAGAACTTCAAGATATAACAAATTATGCTAAAAATATAGGACTTGCTTTTCAAGTTGTAGATGATATATTAGATATAGTAGGGGATGAGAAAAAATTAGGTAAAGATATTGGAAGTGATTTAGAAAATAACAAGTCTACATATCCTTCGTTATTTGGTATTGATAAATCAAGAGATATAGCTAAAAATCTTATAGAAGATGCTAAAAAGTATATATCAAGATTTGATGAGAAAAATGAATTTTTAAATTGCTTAGCTGATTACATTATAGACAGAGAATGTTAG
- the xseB gene encoding exodeoxyribonuclease VII small subunit — translation MNYEVSYKRLQEIIKSLEEETISLDESLKLYEEGIRLYRHCNKLLESAQLKITRFSNDTLEEIEIDIEEV, via the coding sequence ATGAATTATGAAGTTTCTTATAAGAGGTTACAAGAGATAATTAAAAGTTTAGAAGAGGAGACTATATCATTAGATGAATCTTTAAAACTTTATGAAGAAGGTATAAGGCTGTATAGACACTGCAATAAGCTATTAGAATCAGCTCAACTTAAGATAACTAGGTTTTCAAACGATACTTTAGAAGAAATAGAAATCGATATTGAGGAGGTATAA
- the xseA gene encoding exodeoxyribonuclease VII large subunit, translating to MKLKALSISEVNAYIKRILTNDPILYNLKVKGEVSNLKIHTSGHVYMSLKDNKSKINCVIFKNNVPEDLNLKEGLEVRVSGYISLYEKDGSYQLYINSIEVEGVGNLHVEFAKLKEKLQNEGLFDQEYKKKIPSMPKNIGVITSLTGAALRDIINVISRRYPKVNVKVYSVLVQGDRSADDIVYAIDFLNKREFIDVIILARGGGSIEELWSFNEEKVARSIFASQIPIISAVGHETDFTIADFVSDLRAPTPSAGAEISVPSYIDIRDKLDISKDRMNKVFENKVYSYKKDLDSTKKDMDIDYKEIIKDKLICTDNCLKNIENAINKKLILTRNELEYIGQNLNNLSPLSVMSRGYTLVEKDDVLVKDPKDLSLGDNINVLFEKACVNCKIQNIKEVD from the coding sequence ATGAAGTTAAAGGCTCTTTCTATTAGTGAGGTTAATGCTTATATAAAAAGGATTCTTACCAATGACCCTATATTATATAATTTAAAGGTTAAAGGGGAAGTATCTAATTTGAAAATCCACACAAGTGGTCATGTATATATGTCTTTAAAGGACAATAAGTCAAAGATAAACTGTGTTATATTTAAAAATAATGTTCCTGAAGATTTAAATTTAAAGGAAGGTCTTGAAGTAAGAGTTTCTGGATATATATCGTTATATGAAAAAGATGGAAGTTATCAGCTTTATATAAACTCAATTGAGGTTGAAGGAGTTGGAAACTTACATGTAGAGTTTGCAAAATTGAAAGAAAAACTTCAAAATGAAGGGTTATTTGATCAGGAATATAAAAAGAAAATACCGAGTATGCCTAAGAATATAGGTGTTATTACATCTTTAACAGGGGCAGCACTTAGAGATATTATAAATGTTATATCTAGAAGGTATCCAAAGGTTAATGTTAAGGTATATTCTGTTTTGGTGCAAGGGGATAGATCGGCTGATGATATAGTATATGCTATTGATTTTTTGAACAAAAGGGAATTTATAGATGTTATAATATTGGCTAGAGGTGGAGGTTCTATAGAAGAATTATGGTCTTTTAATGAAGAAAAGGTTGCAAGAAGTATATTTGCATCACAAATACCTATAATAAGTGCTGTAGGACATGAAACTGATTTTACAATAGCTGATTTTGTGTCAGACCTTAGAGCACCTACTCCGTCTGCTGGAGCTGAAATATCTGTTCCATCTTATATAGATATAAGAGATAAACTTGATATATCTAAGGATAGAATGAATAAAGTATTTGAAAATAAAGTATATTCATATAAAAAAGATTTAGACAGTACGAAGAAAGATATGGATATTGATTACAAAGAAATAATAAAAGATAAGCTTATATGTACTGATAATTGTTTAAAGAATATTGAAAATGCTATTAACAAAAAACTTATTTTAACTAGGAATGAATTAGAGTATATAGGGCAGAACTTAAATAATTTAAGTCCATTGTCTGTAATGTCTAGAGGTTACACTTTAGTTGAAAAAGACGATGTATTAGTTAAAGATCCTAAGGACTTGAGCCTAGGAGATAATATAAATGTACTATTTGAAAAGGCCTGTGTGAATTGTAAAATACAGAATATAAAAGAGGTTGATTAG
- a CDS encoding O-sialoglycoprotein endopeptidase: MISKNKIILGIDTSCYTTSIAAINLDKEIIINEKRMLKVKHGNRGLRQSDAFFQHTNNLGDMFGDLKSKIKDYDIVGVCVSSRPRPIEGSYMPVFSCGYKFAKTISSVLNTKLYQTSHQECHVEAAFYDTNIDKDRFLCIHMSGGTTEILLINRKLYGYDIEIVGATKDISAGQLIDRVGVKLGYEFPCGEYLDQNALKCDVDVHNLKISSKEGYMNFSGVENQIFSIVDNYSKEYVSKVILNSILDSIYKSIIFLSDKYNIKDVLFVGGVSSSKYISSKLINKLSNNKINAFFTKSSFAKDNAIGSGIIGVNRFLSEV; this comes from the coding sequence ATGATATCGAAAAATAAAATAATTTTAGGAATAGACACAAGCTGCTATACGACATCTATAGCAGCTATAAATTTAGATAAAGAAATAATAATAAACGAAAAAAGAATGTTAAAGGTAAAGCACGGAAATAGAGGACTTAGACAATCAGATGCTTTTTTTCAACATACAAATAATTTGGGAGATATGTTCGGAGATTTAAAATCTAAAATTAAAGATTATGATATAGTAGGAGTATGTGTATCTTCAAGACCAAGACCTATTGAAGGGTCGTATATGCCTGTATTTAGTTGTGGCTATAAATTTGCAAAAACTATATCTTCTGTATTAAATACAAAATTGTATCAAACCTCACATCAAGAATGTCATGTAGAAGCGGCTTTTTATGATACTAATATAGATAAAGATAGATTTTTGTGCATACATATGTCTGGAGGAACTACTGAAATACTATTAATAAATAGAAAATTATATGGGTACGATATAGAAATAGTAGGTGCGACTAAGGACATAAGTGCCGGACAACTTATAGATAGAGTTGGGGTAAAGCTTGGATACGAATTTCCTTGTGGAGAGTATTTAGATCAAAATGCGTTAAAATGTGATGTTGATGTACATAATCTAAAGATATCATCTAAAGAAGGATATATGAATTTTTCAGGTGTTGAAAATCAAATATTTTCTATAGTAGATAACTATTCTAAGGAGTATGTATCTAAAGTGATTTTAAATTCTATTTTAGATTCAATATATAAATCAATTATATTCTTAAGTGATAAATATAATATAAAAGATGTACTATTCGTTGGAGGGGTATCTTCTAGTAAATATATATCTAGTAAGTTAATAAATAAGTTAAGTAATAATAAAATAAATGCATTTTTTACAAAATCTAGTTTTGCAAAGGATAATGCAATAGGATCAGGTATTATTGGAGTTAATAGATTTTTAAGTGAGGTATAA
- the nusB gene encoding transcription antitermination factor NusB, whose amino-acid sequence MSRKISRELGMKMVYQMDMTKEYTNEKIEEFIEEHSHENFDSQYLVDLGNIVIENKEDIDSIISTHSTKWKINRIAKVDLSILRVAIAEIKYMDNVPFKVAINEGIELAKRYSDDESTKFINGLLGSAINDIEK is encoded by the coding sequence ATGAGCAGAAAGATAAGTAGAGAATTAGGAATGAAAATGGTTTATCAAATGGATATGACTAAGGAATATACTAACGAAAAGATTGAAGAATTTATAGAGGAACATTCGCATGAAAACTTTGATAGCCAATACCTAGTTGATTTAGGAAATATAGTTATAGAAAATAAAGAAGATATAGATTCTATTATAAGTACTCATTCTACGAAATGGAAAATAAATAGAATTGCTAAAGTAGACCTTAGTATATTAAGAGTTGCTATAGCTGAGATAAAATATATGGATAATGTTCCTTTTAAAGTTGCTATAAATGAAGGTATAGAACTTGCAAAGAGATATTCAGATGATGAGTCTACTAAATTTATAAATGGATTATTGGGAAGTGCAATAAATGATATCGAAAAATAA
- a CDS encoding Asp23/Gls24 family envelope stress response protein, with amino-acid sequence MENKDYGQVKISEDVIATISGISASEIEGVASMSGSITGNITEILGKKNLSKGVKVVVEEDEVFIDVFVMIEYGVVIPDVSWKIQENVKTTIETMTGLNVAQVNVHIQGITFKKEKIEENS; translated from the coding sequence TTGGAAAATAAAGATTATGGCCAAGTAAAAATATCTGAAGATGTAATTGCTACTATATCAGGGATTTCTGCTTCTGAGATAGAAGGAGTAGCATCTATGAGTGGAAGCATTACAGGTAATATAACGGAAATTTTAGGTAAAAAGAATTTATCTAAAGGTGTTAAAGTCGTAGTAGAAGAAGACGAAGTATTCATAGATGTATTTGTAATGATAGAGTATGGTGTTGTTATACCAGATGTATCATGGAAAATACAAGAAAATGTTAAAACAACTATTGAAACTATGACTGGATTAAATGTAGCTCAGGTCAATGTTCACATTCAAGGAATTACTTTTAAGAAAGAAAAAATTGAAGAGAATAGTTAA
- a CDS encoding SpoIIIAH-like family protein, producing MKFKKFNKQFLKSRNFVVCVLVFMLVIVCTVNYQFNKQGMLETSSDLQEYEELLQADNENMDVDKEPVKETANENLETDEIKVVDSNKSEADEKVKETTANITKEMVSKENMQKDTYFIDIKMNREKERGELIEELDAIVKNPSSSKNSIEEASNMKLNLVKFRESELNIESLLTAKGFENPVAYVSENNASVVVDREKLNKDDVAKIFDVVYTQTKLPFENIKIMEYKR from the coding sequence ATGAAGTTTAAGAAATTTAATAAGCAGTTTTTAAAAAGTAGAAATTTTGTTGTATGTGTATTGGTATTTATGTTAGTAATTGTATGTACTGTTAATTATCAATTTAATAAGCAGGGAATGCTTGAAACATCTAGTGATCTTCAAGAATACGAAGAGTTACTTCAAGCTGATAATGAAAATATGGATGTTGATAAAGAACCAGTTAAGGAAACTGCTAACGAAAATTTAGAAACTGACGAAATAAAAGTTGTAGACAGCAATAAAAGTGAAGCTGATGAAAAGGTTAAAGAGACAACTGCAAATATAACAAAAGAAATGGTATCAAAAGAAAATATGCAAAAAGATACATATTTTATAGATATAAAAATGAATAGAGAGAAGGAAAGAGGGGAATTAATAGAAGAACTAGATGCAATAGTTAAAAATCCATCTTCTAGTAAAAATTCAATAGAAGAGGCATCTAATATGAAATTAAACTTAGTTAAATTTAGAGAATCAGAACTTAATATAGAAAGTTTACTTACTGCTAAAGGATTCGAAAATCCAGTAGCATATGTTAGTGAAAATAATGCAAGTGTAGTAGTTGATAGAGAAAAACTTAATAAAGATGACGTTGCAAAAATATTTGATGTTGTATATACTCAAACAAAACTTCCTTTTGAAAATATAAAAATAATGGAATATAAAAGATAG
- a CDS encoding stage III sporulation protein AG, translated as MNLDKKKIYTILAAIIISLVLLVSISGMFDQNADKNYPNANLVDKSDSGRANLVTKEDELEDRLEKILSNIQGVNSVKVMITFETDRQLEPAFNETVATETTQENDSTGGRRVVTTENKTQTIVTKNNNKGNEPILLKSIEPQVRGVIVVADGAEDTVVKQRLYDAVKTVLQVSSHKIEVYPKNK; from the coding sequence ATGAATCTTGATAAAAAGAAAATATACACTATTTTAGCTGCAATAATAATATCATTAGTACTTCTTGTGAGTATTTCTGGTATGTTTGATCAAAATGCAGATAAAAACTATCCAAATGCAAATCTAGTTGATAAAAGTGATTCTGGTAGAGCAAATTTGGTCACTAAGGAGGATGAGTTAGAAGACAGGCTTGAAAAAATACTAAGTAACATACAGGGGGTAAATTCTGTAAAGGTAATGATAACTTTTGAGACTGATAGACAGCTAGAACCGGCTTTTAATGAAACAGTTGCAACAGAAACAACCCAGGAAAATGACTCAACTGGAGGAAGGAGGGTTGTAACAACAGAAAATAAAACTCAAACTATAGTAACAAAAAATAATAATAAGGGAAATGAACCTATATTATTAAAATCTATAGAACCACAAGTTAGAGGGGTCATAGTTGTAGCTGATGGTGCAGAAGATACTGTGGTAAAACAGAGACTATATGATGCTGTTAAGACAGTACTTCAAGTATCTAGCCATAAAATAGAGGTTTATCCAAAAAATAAATAA
- a CDS encoding stage III sporulation protein AF: MNSIKQWISSILIAAFVINVIDILIPTGSFKKYINIVLNFIFIFIVITPVLNLVSKDMNIEDQILKQFNEFQYEYKQQMISNSSIDEEEIMSNYNDYLKQSVNMKLEESGYELTDIETDENGEKKLIIKDLKTSKNSNNETKEKIQLKEDENYKQAFNELKNIEHKNIKEDLNKIFKISIEKIKIN; encoded by the coding sequence ATGAATAGTATAAAACAATGGATAAGTAGTATATTGATTGCGGCATTTGTTATAAATGTTATAGACATATTAATACCTACTGGAAGTTTTAAAAAGTACATAAATATAGTCTTAAACTTTATATTTATATTTATAGTTATAACACCTGTTTTAAATTTAGTATCAAAAGATATGAATATAGAGGATCAAATATTAAAACAGTTTAATGAATTTCAATATGAATATAAGCAACAGATGATTTCTAACAGTTCAATAGATGAAGAAGAAATAATGTCCAATTATAACGATTATTTAAAGCAGAGTGTAAATATGAAACTAGAGGAATCTGGATATGAGTTAACTGATATAGAGACTGATGAAAACGGAGAAAAAAAATTAATTATAAAAGATTTAAAAACTAGTAAAAATAGTAATAATGAAACGAAAGAAAAAATACAATTAAAAGAGGATGAAAATTATAAGCAAGCTTTTAATGAACTAAAAAATATTGAGCATAAAAATATAAAAGAAGACTTGAATAAAATTTTCAAAATATCTATCGAAAAAATAAAAATTAACTAA
- the spoIIIAE gene encoding stage III sporulation protein AE — protein sequence MKRRAFVGVLIMFFLLTNLAYAQSDAKGDINKYIDNQLKTIQIDRLQKTFENEQVLKNINLKNFIMDVMKGKKNVLDIIDKGQVKNYLFKEIKFNFKILVTILILSLISAILKNLDNSFSGTAISKVSNYTVFVLLISITFMGYKDVLEIARVTIDSMVNFMQIAIPIEMAFLVTLGFPVTSASLSPIFLGGIVFINIVFKTFLMVIMALSFSILIINNISSNINLKRLYNFTKQISVFTVGFLLTVYLGIISIQGIYVTSFDKFSIKTIKFAVDFIPVVGGFVSDSIEILLSSSYLLKSVLGAAALVILIGICLIPVFKIVSIILVYKISSIIVEPISDDNISTYLNEMANLMIIILSSVVAVGIMFFITIAILASIGNVTRM from the coding sequence ATGAAAAGAAGAGCGTTTGTTGGAGTTTTAATTATGTTTTTTTTGCTGACAAATCTAGCATATGCACAAAGTGATGCAAAAGGGGATATAAATAAGTACATAGATAATCAATTAAAAACTATTCAAATTGATAGACTACAAAAAACTTTTGAAAATGAACAAGTACTTAAAAATATTAATTTGAAAAATTTTATTATGGACGTTATGAAGGGCAAAAAAAATGTATTAGACATAATAGATAAAGGGCAGGTTAAAAATTATTTATTTAAAGAAATTAAGTTCAATTTCAAAATTTTGGTTACTATATTAATTCTATCATTGATATCGGCAATACTTAAAAACTTAGATAATTCATTTTCTGGAACTGCTATAAGCAAGGTATCAAATTATACAGTTTTTGTTCTATTGATATCAATAACATTTATGGGATATAAAGATGTTCTTGAAATAGCAAGAGTGACAATAGACAGTATGGTTAATTTTATGCAAATAGCAATTCCTATTGAAATGGCTTTTTTAGTAACATTAGGATTTCCGGTTACCTCTGCATCTTTAAGCCCTATATTTTTAGGAGGTATAGTTTTTATAAATATAGTTTTTAAGACGTTTTTAATGGTGATAATGGCCCTTTCGTTTTCAATACTTATAATAAACAATATATCAAGTAATATAAACCTTAAAAGGTTATACAATTTTACTAAGCAGATAAGTGTGTTTACGGTGGGGTTTTTACTAACTGTATACCTTGGGATAATATCTATTCAAGGAATATATGTTACTTCATTTGATAAATTTTCGATAAAAACTATTAAATTTGCTGTTGATTTTATTCCGGTTGTAGGAGGGTTTGTATCTGATTCTATAGAAATACTACTTTCATCATCATATTTATTAAAAAGTGTATTAGGAGCAGCGGCACTTGTGATATTGATAGGCATATGTCTAATACCTGTATTTAAAATAGTCTCTATTATACTTGTTTATAAGATTTCATCTATAATTGTAGAACCTATATCTGATGATAATATATCTACTTATTTAAATGAAATGGCAAATCTGATGATAATAATTCTATCTTCAGTTGTAGCTGTTGGAATAATGTTTTTTATAACAATAGCAATACTTGCATCTATTGGAAATGTAACGAGAATGTAG
- the spoIIIAD gene encoding stage III sporulation protein AD, with amino-acid sequence MEFTKLIAIAFIGTILSVLFKKEKPEISMAIALITGVAIFTVSIYKINYVINCINDLTKKINISHMYFSTIMKIVGISYLMEFAIQICKDSGEGAIATKLEFGGKVIILTLSFPILLSILNTIVNIIP; translated from the coding sequence TTGGAATTTACAAAATTAATTGCGATTGCATTTATTGGAACTATACTATCTGTATTATTTAAGAAAGAAAAGCCTGAGATAAGCATGGCTATAGCACTAATTACAGGAGTTGCTATATTTACAGTATCTATATACAAGATAAATTACGTAATAAACTGTATAAATGATTTAACTAAAAAAATAAATATAAGCCATATGTATTTTTCTACAATAATGAAAATAGTAGGGATATCGTATTTGATGGAATTTGCTATTCAAATATGTAAAGACAGTGGGGAAGGAGCTATAGCTACTAAGCTTGAATTTGGAGGGAAAGTAATAATACTTACTCTATCTTTTCCTATACTGTTATCAATACTTAATACGATAGTAAATATTATTCCTTAG
- the spoIIIAC gene encoding stage III sporulation protein AC, which produces MGINVDLIFKIGGIGILLSILHTVLTRAGKDEWAYIANLTGVVLVLMIVIKEISNLFNTVKTMFNLY; this is translated from the coding sequence ATGGGAATAAATGTTGATTTGATTTTTAAGATAGGTGGTATAGGCATACTCTTATCCATACTTCATACTGTTTTAACGAGGGCGGGTAAAGATGAATGGGCTTATATTGCAAATCTTACAGGGGTTGTGCTTGTACTTATGATAGTTATAAAAGAAATTAGTAATTTATTTAATACTGTAAAGACTATGTTCAATCTTTATTAA